The nucleotide sequence CTTGGGGATTACGTTGCTCgattaaaatattcttaattagtcgttttaatttaataataaaaacacTTTAATCCTATCAAAAACATTGTAACTGACTCGATTGAACCAAATACTTCGATTTAATTgggtttcaacagaaaattaaaattaaaatgataaagagaaatatcctatatatatatccctTATCAAGATCAAATCAATTTTCATCAATCAAAATGAATCTCGAGATTCATCGCCTCCCATAAGCATTGTTTTGGAATACTACATAAGTATAAGGAAATTACAGAGAGAAGTCAGTAccaatattaataataaagaaaGGCCACTTGTAATTATTTTGAATGTTAAGTATAATCTCATTAAGGGTAATAAACTTGCAAATACAATGGATATGTTCAGATATATGCCAAAAATCTTTAcatgaaaacaaagaaaaagctaaaaattaaaactaaaaagaaATGACAGAGGAAAAAGAAACTGCAAGCAACTATTTGAAGATAATTTAAAAAGGGATGGTTTACTTAATAATTCAAACCAAACAGCATGGCAATCAATGACAGCTTCTGATTCTTCAACAAATAATGACAATCAATGGGGAAGAGACATTTAGCACTACTTCCATTTTGTGTTTTTTGTTTCTGCAAAGTGATGGTtcatgctttttctttttttttgtctggAAATACTTTTAccactacagattttcaaagtaaAATGCTATTTGAACATATAAATTCTTTAAGAATTTGAACATGATTTAAGAACCAAAAGAAACTAAAAATCTAGAACCGAAAAAAAACACTAAAAAACAAGCAAGGGAATGCattgcagggaaagagaaaagagttGCTATGTCATGAAAGCAATAATAAGTCAGCAAAAGAATCTAGATAGAGGTATTATAAGTTCCATCGATGTAACCATCAACAGAGATACTACAGGATAGAGAGAAATCTCACAGAGGATCTAAAATATTGTTGTCTACAAGCTGCACTTGCTTGTAGGTGAAGAAATCTTCCATTCCATCATTCTCTCAGCATGTAGCCCTTTTTCACAAAGAATTTCAGAAGATCCTGAAAGCCCATTCAGAAGGTTCATCAAGGTGGAAGCATAATCTTGATGGAGCTGTGGCTGACAGACCAACAAAGAATGATCACTGATATGGCTGCCTGTGATTTAAATGGTTTATATGGAAATGCAAGTGCCAAAGAACTTTAGAAGAACAACCAAAGATTAAACAGAAGAATAATCTCTACGGTTTCCATATAATCAACATCCAATATAAGCCACAAATGTCGTCAGAGGTAAGAGATCAGCAATCCCAAATTAACTTTCTCGTATCATACAACTCAACTAGGAAATTAACCTATGCTAATGCTGATATGTGTATCCAAATGCTTTTATAATGAGAAAGCAGAGATCTGCAGCTTGATGTGTTATATCTTATTATCTATAGTATAAATTATGAGGCAAGACCAACTCTATGACCAGATTTTTCTTGCCGCAGAATCTAAGTGTTATTCTGGTGCATAGCCATTGAAATGAAGAAACAGATGTACCTGCTCGATGATGAGGCTTTGGTGATCCACGGGAAATAGAATTTTCAGAGCTGTGCTCAAGACAAAAAAACTTGAAGCTTTCTTAACAAGAAGCATTGGAATTGCTAATCAATGCACCGGAATGGCTAATTCATATCATCTCCTGCAAAATAGCTGCTTGTGTTCTGATACTCAACTTACCTCCTCTACTTGAATAAAATTTGGAACAACCTTTTGTGTTATTTATGCAGTGAATAGAGGAGTTCATTGATGCCTTCTCAATAACTTATTGCACAGATTTATCATACATGGATGAAAAACATGCAGACAACCATAATAGTATCTGTGACAAGTCTGCAACAATTGTCAACGATGAGAGTACTCAACAACCCTTATTCTAATTGACCTGAATGGAAGGAATATGTTTGACTTTGATGAAATCCTCTCCTTCCGCAGGATTCAGTCTCTTGACAAAATGTTCTGGCATGCTTACTAGTCTCAGCTGCTGCAGTGTGACAAGGAACTCAAGTCCAAGGGGTACTGTCTTCAATTTTGAGCATGACATGATCCACATCTCCTGGATGCATCGCATCGCTCCATCCTCTACCTCCCATTCTTCCAACTCTTTCAGATCAGTCAATATTAGTATCTTTAATTTTATGAACCCACGATTGGCGCATCTCAGCACCTTACCCTGGTATGCCTCGTATAGCTGAAGGAAGACAAGGTTGGGGAGCTGTTGCAAGACTTCAAATGGATCTGCAAACAGTCCGGATAGACCCAACCTCAACTTGGTGAGGTTGCTGATGCCACTAAACCAGTGAGGCAATCTTTCTAGACGTCCAGCTATATGAAGCTTCTGTAGAGATGAAGGGTTCAACTTCTCCAGATCTATTGCTGTTGATACATCAATGGAGAATATTGACAGTGACAACAGACCAGCCATGTTGTTGATGGAGGAGCACAAGACAGCAGCATCTTCAGCTCGCAGATCTCCAACAGCCAATTTTCTCAACTCAGTTAGCTTTCCGACTTCATGAACAAAGGTGCAGTCAGCTTGTACACCAGTCACCACTTGAAGATATTGCATACGTGAGAGTCCTAGTGGCACTTTGATGCTCTTCTCGTCTTGCCTCATCTCAAGGTGCCTCAGATTCTTCAAGCGTTTAATCTCAAATGACAACTTCCTCAGCTGGGTTCTTCTGATGTCCAGTATTTGCAAGTTGCAAAGATTCTTTAATGACACAGGGAGCTTCTCAAGCCTTGTCCCCCTTACACTGAAGTACCTCAAGTGAAATAGATTACCCACTTCACCAGGAAGTTCCACTAAAGAAGCATTTTCTAGATCAAGTACTCTGAGTAACCTAAGGTTTTTCAACATACGCTCACTAATGTGAAGGGAATCAAATATGCCAAACATAAAAAGAGAGCGAAGTTTTTCCCAACCTTTGTTTTGCAAGGCATCGTAGGAGCTCTTTTGCAATGAAATACGAGAAGCTCTACTAGGAATGACGGCCTGTTGATCTTCATAGACTGCTGAGAAATTCTGCGCTCTGGATATGGAGATAGAGAGCTGGTGGAGGAGATGATGGATTCGGCAGGCCTTCACGCGCCCACTACTGCTGATTATTGATATCTGAAACATGTTTCTGTTGATAAGCTCCATCAGGTACTTCTCGGCAACATCTTCCACCCTTTCCCGTTCCACATCTTTTATTAGCCCTTCGGCTATCCATAGCCTGATCAATTTCTTTCTCGGTATGTTCCAGTCTTGTGGGAATATGGAACAAAGTAGGAAACAAGACTTTAATGGATAAGGCAAGTCCTTGTAACTCAAGAACAGAGGACCCTGCACCTCGACTTCATTGCCGATGAGATCACTGTAGATGTTATTGAGGACATGATTCCACTCCAATGGTGATCTACCTTTTCGCAGCATCATTCCTCCCACGATTGCTATTGCCAAGGGCAGCCCATGGCACTTCCTTACGATTCGTTCGGCTACTTCTATTAGCTCGTCGGGGCATGGTTCCGATACCGCAAACACTTTGTCACAGAACAATTCCCATGACTCCTCATGGGACAGCGGCCGAAGCACATGCGTGCAGCTCCTCGCGCCCACCACCGAATCAGCCACCTCACTGTTGCGAGTCGTGATGATCACTCGGTTTCCATGACCATTGATGGGTAGAACGAGTCTGATGGTCTCCCATACACCTCTGTCCCACACATCGTCGAGCACCAGCAGAAATCTCTTCTCCTTTAGAGTCCTCAGCAGTAGCTCCTGCAGCTGCCTCTCGCTGAGCGCGTCGATCTCCGTGGAGGGGATCTGCATCAGCCCTTTGGCCACTTCGTTGACGAGGTTTCCGAGACGAAAGGATCTGGATACGTAGACCCAAGCCAGGTGATCGAAGTGCCTTCTCACATCACTATGATTGAACACCTTCTTGACGAGCGTGGTTTTCCCCACACCTCCCATGCCCACCAAAGACAGAACACTCAACTCTGGGCTGCCGTTCATCAACCGACCAACTACAGCATCAAAATCTTCCTCGAATCCCACTATACGTTCTCCTTGATGGGTCCAGGGAGAAGAAGCCAGCAGACCATGGATCCATCTATTGTGCAAGTCAAGTGAGGTTGATCTATCCCCTGCTGGATTGAGATACCCCGACCTCCTCCTAAAATGGTCGTCGAGCCTATTTTTGATCTCCCTAATTTTCCACCCAACTCGATGCCGCGATCTCAAATGGCAAAGGAAGCAAGCAAAGGGATGCGAGCTGATGGCGTCGAAGGCGTCGATGATGTCCTCAGAATCATAGACTATGGCTCGGATCTCGTCGGCCCAACTCATGTGGTCTTCGGTGGCGCTGGTCTCCGTGTTTACCAGGAACGAACGCATGCTTCGGAGTTCATCCCGGAGCCAGTCCACACCGTCGCCAACGGTCGACAAGAGGTGGCCTGCGTTTGATATTGGAGCGGCGATAGCAGAGGCCAGATTCGGCAGTAGGGACGCCAACATAGCTTCCGCCATGGGTCTTTGAgttcgtcctcttcctcctccgtgtGGTGTGACCAGACGAAGCAAGCGATGCTTAGGTGGACCCCATACGCTGACCCACAACTGATGCTGGCCGATGGGAGAACAGAGAACACTTAGCCTAATTAGTCTTTTTAGTTCGTTTCTTTCTCTCCTTCCCTCCCTAATTGACTACTAATTGTAGTCATTAGACCCGAGTCGTgcatcaaatcattaaatgactACTAATTGGGTTAACCAAATTTACTTACATTTTatgatcaaaataaaatattagcaAATATCGTAATATACTATAAAAATTGTGAAAGATATTATTTACATAGCAATAATATATATCGTAATATACTAATTGGGTAGGTTGACTTCGAAAAGCTTATCGATTGATCAAATAATAATCTAAATTTCGGTGAATTGGCCAATGATGAGAAAAGGAACGACTAGCTGAGTGTGGTGAGAATCCAGCGGAGGAGAGAAAATATGACGAGAGTATAAGATGGTGTTTTACTATTCACAAacctattttatcttttttttttctcatcatttGCCAATTCATCAAAATTTAGATGATTATTATATGACGAGAGTATAAGATGGTGTTTTACTATTTACAAacctattttatctttttttttttcttatcatttgCCAATTCATCAAAATTTAGATGATTATTATATGACGAGAGTATAAGATTGTGTTTTACTATTCACAAACCTACTAACGTATGATCGCTAAGAGGTGTTGAGACAAGGGGAAGAAGATGTAAGAAGATGTGTTGACAAGGCTCTCGTCGACACTGCTCGCCTCCCCCTCAATGTCAtccgaagaaaaaaaataaaaaaggagattTACAAACAGTaaacttttttaaatttttttaatatttttaaataatctcTTTTCGGATGAATGTAAATACCAAAGGATAATATCGAGGGAATAACGACAAGGTTAGATAGCATTGAGCAATGTTGACGACGAGATAGCATCAAACTGTAAGCAATGAATGATATCATATCGCAATATCATATTGATGGCAACAACAATAGCGTCAACAATAAGAATGAAATAAGAGATTATacgaagaaaataaataaataaaatcgaTAATAGTAAGGCTTGCAAATagtgaaaaatatttaattatttttcaaagagttatcaAAAGCAAGAGTTGTCAACAGAAAAAGAAGCTGTGAATTACTAGCTTCAAATCACATACAAACTCCAAAGGAGACGTACATACCGAAGTTGGAATCAgttcttctaaattcaaataagcaAAAGAAAAGATCTAGGAAGCCAAATAAAGAATTGAACTGAAGTTTTAAGGTTACTAGTTCCTCAACAAACCTCTCTCTTAAATATCACAGTCTTATATAGTCTCCCCAGTTTACTGGCCTAAACCTTTGATTGCTAATATCGATCAATGTTAATCATTGTAGCTCAATCTTCCAACCTACTCCTCTCCAGCTTCCTATCTTTTCTCTAATTTGCTCCTAAGAAGCACATACAAAAAATGTTAATATTATGAATTTCCATCTTCATGAAGCATCATGATCATCCAAAGAGTGAATATTTGCCGTAAGTAATTCCTTCTGAAATGGAGATTAGATTCAAACCCATTAATGCTTGATCAAAGTACTTCCTGGACAGTTCTACATATCCTTATTGGTCCACATACTAATCTCGGATTCATATTccgatttcatttacaaatatatgACAGCATGTAGGTCAGAAACCCTTGATTCAAATGACCTAAGACTCCTGCACTGCAGGCAATGGAGCAATAGATCCTTCAGAAGCACCGCTGGAGAAGCACTGCCAGTCATCACACTTTATCATCATGGAACCACCATCTAGTCTCCTTTGGAGACCGACCATTTCGACAATTCTTCACGTAGTGGTCATTATCGGCCGGCCGTTGCTGCAGCCAGGAGAAAGGAAAGCTTTCGGTCACAACACCGCAAAAGAATATGTATGCGATCAGGGCTACAAACGAATGTATGCATACCTTCATGGTTGCGCTTGATAACATTGACAAAATGCTGATGCAAACAGAGCTCACAGTCATTGCTGGTGACCAAGAATCATATAGAATATCTGCCAGTGCCAACAAAAGAATCATTAAGGAGGGAAATTCTCAACGATACATGAACTGGAACATGCAAAGCCTTTCTGTCCTTTTCAACAATAGGTCTTAACCAAATCATGATAATTGGGATAATGTCCTTTCTGGTGACCAATAGCACTCTATTAATAGGCAAGACAAAAGGCCAACAATGAGCATCTACGGGTTGCTATTTATTTAAGTGTTCCAATTTTCGCAGATATGTATAACTTCAAGTTAGTTGTTTCCTAAGTGGTGACAACATGGCTGTCCATGTTTTGGTCAGGAAGAGGTATGATAATCATACAAGGTGAAATGCAGAAAATTTCCCATTTTGCATGAAGAGGTCGAGGATTTCAACAGAAGTATAGTCAAAATTAAGTCAGTTCTATCTAGAATGTACTATATGCAGATGAAAGTCAATAAGTATACAAGATCTGCAAATTGAATGTGATTGGAAGTAAATCTCTTTACTAAAACTAGTGTTCGAGCAATTGACTTAATAATAGAGTGTAAGTACACCCACAGATAGTGTAACTACATAACAAATTAATTCATTATTTTTTCATATAAATTgtcatattgtcacggacttagttagaattgtctaagtcatgaggcacccttacgACAATGTTACAGACTTAGCTTGAATTGCCtacgtcgtgaggcacccttacgctaacatcacagacttagctggagttgcctaagtcgtaaaACATCCTTACGCCAATGTctcggacttagctaggattgtCTAAGTCATAAAGCTCCCTTGCATTATCTGTCCGCAAaaggtcagcctagttgcaatctCACTCAGGTCCCGTAGGACAtgtaaaagagcaaattgattaaTACGAAAGCGAATGGCGAACAAATCCCGACGTCTAGCAAACAGGACAGTTTTACAAGCATCAAGCATTCGGTgttcaagagagaaaagagaggaaggagaaaacaaagactttaacAGGCAAACCAATAGTCGCAAGTCCACAAACGCTTGCTCACCGAACGTCGAGCGCGATGGCAAGTTCCCGTAGACTtaacgtgtgaacttgtgaaATCCAATCAATGTCCAATACTACCCCATATCCTTATCCAGCcaggtgccacctggggggttccaaggtgctgagatgactAACGTTTTGGCACCACACCACAACATGTAGAAAACAAGCCGTAGAATACGAAAAtgaagccattttggggcagttttgCTCGTCATGGTGAGCGATCACTCTGCAATGCTACGATCTGTTCTTGCTCACAGTTTTcaagcaaaacacacaaaaccaaagcAA is from Musa acuminata AAA Group cultivar baxijiao chromosome BXJ1-6, Cavendish_Baxijiao_AAA, whole genome shotgun sequence and encodes:
- the LOC135677048 gene encoding disease resistance protein RPM1-like, which produces MAEAMLASLLPNLASAIAAPISNAGHLLSTVGDGVDWLRDELRSMRSFLVNTETSATEDHMSWADEIRAIVYDSEDIIDAFDAISSHPFACFLCHLRSRHRVGWKIREIKNRLDDHFRRRSGYLNPAGDRSTSLDLHNRWIHGLLASSPWTHQGERIVGFEEDFDAVVGRLMNGSPELSVLSLVGMGGVGKTTLVKKVFNHSDVRRHFDHLAWVYVSRSFRLGNLVNEVAKGLMQIPSTEIDALSERQLQELLLRTLKEKRFLLVLDDVWDRGVWETIRLVLPINGHGNRVIITTRNSEVADSVVGARSCTHVLRPLSHEESWELFCDKVFAVSEPCPDELIEVAERIVRKCHGLPLAIAIVGGMMLRKGRSPLEWNHVLNNIYSDLIGNEVEVQGPLFLSYKDLPYPLKSCFLLCSIFPQDWNIPRKKLIRLWIAEGLIKDVERERVEDVAEKYLMELINRNMFQISIISSSGRVKACRIHHLLHQLSISISRAQNFSAVYEDQQAVIPSRASRISLQKSSYDALQNKGWEKLRSLFMFGIFDSLHISERMLKNLRLLRVLDLENASLVELPGEVGNLFHLRYFSVRGTRLEKLPVSLKNLCNLQILDIRRTQLRKLSFEIKRLKNLRHLEMRQDEKSIKVPLGLSRMQYLQVVTGVQADCTFVHEVGKLTELRKLAVGDLRAEDAAVLCSSINNMAGLLSLSIFSIDVSTAIDLEKLNPSSLQKLHIAGRLERLPHWFSGISNLTKLRLGLSGLFADPFEVLQQLPNLVFLQLYEAYQGKVLRCANRGFIKLKILILTDLKELEEWEVEDGAMRCIQEMWIMSCSKLKTVPLGLEFLVTLQQLRLVSMPEHFVKRLNPAEGEDFIKVKHIPSIQVN